The window GATTTCCTTGACCCCCGCGCCGGTGATGACGAGTTCCGGTCCGTCGATCCGGACGCTGACTTCGGGGTCGTCGACCTCGACGACCAACGTACCCTCGGGCGAAAACAGACGGACGACCGTGCCGTGGACGTCGGAAACGCCGGTCGCTTCCGCGACGCCGAGGCTGCCGATCGACAGCAGAAACACGACCGCGACGAGGGTCCACAGGCGGGGGCGGAAGCGGGGTGGTTGGGCCGGCGGCGCGGTCGGTCGGTCGGCCCCGGCTGGCGGCGCCGCCCGCGCCGCCGGGGGCGTGGAGGTGGGTCGGTGCTCGTCGTTCCCCGGGCGTTGGGATTTGGCCGAAAATCGTTCCAACAACTCGGCCACCTCACCGGCCGTGGCGAACCGCTCGTCCGGCTTCTTGGCGTGCAGTCGACTGATGATATCGCAGAGCCATTGCGGGACTTCGGGAATCACGTCCCGGATCGGCCGCGGGTAGTCTTCCACCACCCGCTTCAGTACGGCGAAGGTGCTGGCGGCGCGGAACGGCGGGCGGCCGGTCGCCATCACGTAGAGGACGCTGCCGAGGCTGAACAGGTCGGCCCGGTGGTCGAGCTTTTCCCCCGCGGCCTGTTCCGGGGCCATGTACATCGGCGTGCCGGCCAGCAACCCGCTCTGGGTCAGACTGGCGTCGTCGGCCGTCCGGGCCAGGCCGAAGTCGGTGATCTTCGCCCGTTCGTGGGCCCCGGCCTCGATCAGGATGTTGCACGGCTTGATGTCCCGGTGGATCAAGCCGGTGGCGTGGGCTGCTGCCAACCCCGCGGCGATCTGCCGGCCGAGCCGCACGATCTCGTCGGTCTCCAGCGGACCGGTGCGGTCGAGTCGCTGCTGGAGCGTCTCCCCGGGGATGAACTCCATGACCAGGTACGGGAGCGGCTGTTCCTCGACGACGTGGACCTGGACGACGTTCTCGTGCCGGACGGCGGCCGAGGACCGGGCCTCGCGGAGGAACCGCTTGCGGGCCGGCGAGGTGGCGGCGAGAGCCGGGGCCAGAACCTTGAGCGCGACGACCCGCTGGAGCAGGTCGTCGAACGCCCGGAGGACGATCCCGAACCCGCCCCGGCCGAGTACCTGGAGGATGTCGTAATGCCCGATCCGTCCCAGCGAGTCGGGCCGGGCGGACGGCGCTAGGAACCCGAGCGGAATCTCGTCGTTCTCAGCACCACCGGGGGTACCGGCAACGGTGCTCGTACCCCCGGTGGGAGCAATGTCCTTGTCCTGGGCGAAGGTC is drawn from Fimbriiglobus ruber and contains these coding sequences:
- a CDS encoding protein kinase domain-containing protein, giving the protein MPTDPARAQALFVASAEIADRAARVAFLDDACGSDLGLKVRVEALLRAHDQSDSLLDTPLVAPQTFAQDKDIAPTGGTSTVAGTPGGAENDEIPLGFLAPSARPDSLGRIGHYDILQVLGRGGFGIVLRAFDDLLQRVVALKVLAPALAATSPARKRFLREARSSAAVRHENVVQVHVVEEQPLPYLVMEFIPGETLQQRLDRTGPLETDEIVRLGRQIAAGLAAAHATGLIHRDIKPCNILIEAGAHERAKITDFGLARTADDASLTQSGLLAGTPMYMAPEQAAGEKLDHRADLFSLGSVLYVMATGRPPFRAASTFAVLKRVVEDYPRPIRDVIPEVPQWLCDIISRLHAKKPDERFATAGEVAELLERFSAKSQRPGNDEHRPTSTPPAARAAPPAGADRPTAPPAQPPRFRPRLWTLVAVVFLLSIGSLGVAEATGVSDVHGTVVRLFSPEGTLVVEVDDPEVSVRIDGPELVITGAGVKEIRLKPGQYTVEARKDGKVVSQELVTVTKDGRQIVRVSRESQPLAKEKDVVPTIADPDRRGAEYAFSIGASVHVNGEGEKIESAAGLPRGSFRLTEVDASDNKQVTDAGLAHFRGCKHVTYLSLYRTEVTDAGLAHFKDCKDLTALNLRETPTSDAGMAHFEHCKNLQYLELLNTQVTDAGLAHFHDCKKLRYLSLFNTHVTDAGMAYFEGCKDLTDLVLNGTNVTDAGLSRFKNCKELAQLQLSNTPVSNAGLIHFKDFKKLTVLRIEGTKITDLSIIKGAPLKALCCDFQPERDAEILRSIKTLESINDKPVKEFWKDVDANK